In Candidatus Margulisiibacteriota bacterium, one DNA window encodes the following:
- a CDS encoding methyltransferase encodes MKHKIVSVDKYGKVERLRLKDQKMLLLIRDGITKRVKDSDSILEIGTGIQAVLARQILEGLQRKNVDFLLTDIDPEAVAGAKNSVKEYSNVNVVEGDLFSIVPSEKQFNVIFWNPPWYDSFREDKHNGPAYLDEKGYKNVRLFLQQAPKYLQSGGSVFIVFPMEQSAFLWDEAEKLGLDIDDHLSYSTEKRRIVLYEFTVPETLDVH; translated from the coding sequence ATGAAGCATAAAATTGTGTCTGTTGATAAATATGGTAAAGTTGAAAGATTAAGACTGAAAGACCAGAAGATGCTTCTCTTGATTCGAGATGGAATAACCAAGCGAGTAAAAGATAGTGATAGTATTTTAGAAATAGGTACAGGTATTCAGGCTGTCCTTGCTCGTCAAATATTAGAAGGATTACAAAGAAAAAATGTGGACTTCTTATTAACTGATATTGATCCAGAGGCAGTTGCTGGGGCAAAGAATTCAGTAAAAGAATATAGCAATGTGAATGTTGTTGAGGGTGATTTGTTTTCTATTGTTCCGTCAGAAAAACAGTTTAATGTTATTTTTTGGAATCCTCCTTGGTACGATAGTTTCAGGGAAGATAAACATAATGGCCCAGCTTATTTGGATGAAAAAGGCTATAAAAATGTTCGTTTGTTTTTGCAACAGGCTCCTAAGTATTTACAGTCAGGCGGTTCTGTTTTTATTGTTTTTCCGATGGAGCAGTCTGCTTTCCTTTGGGATGAGGCAGAAAAACTAGGTTTGGATATTGATGACCATCTGTCGTATTCAACGGAGAAGAGACGAATTGTTCTTTATGAATTCACGGTGCCTGAAACATTAGATGTGCACTAA